The Bacillus sp. B-jedd sequence GTGTGAAATCAATGTGGAAAGGAGATGTTCAGAATGAAAATTATGCTTGATGCTGGCCATGGCTATTCCACTGCTGGCAAAAGGAGCCCTTCCGGAATGAGGGAGTACGAGTTTAACCGGGCCGTTGCCAATTATGCCAAAAAGGAACTTGAAACCTATCAAAACGTGACTGTATATTTCGCCCATTCCGATGACCGGGACGTTCCACTCAGGGAAAGGACGGATAAGGCCAATAGCCTGGGCGTGAATGTGTATGTGGCCATTCATGCGAATGCCTACCAGGATACGTGGAATAGCGCGAATGGGGTCGATACGTTTGTTTATGTCACAAAACCGCGCGAAGCGGTTGAATTGGCGCAAAAGGTTCAGCGACATCTTGTCGCAAAAACCGGACTGCGTGACCGGGGAGTAAAAACCGCCAATTTCCATGTCCTTCGAGAGACGAAAATGACCGCCATCCTCAGCGAATGCGGCTTCATGACGAATCGCGAGGAAGAGGCTTTGCTCCGTTCCGACACGTACCGGATGACATGCGCCAAAGCCATTGTTGCAGGAATTGCCGAGCAATACAGCTTGAAGAAAAAACCCGCTCCACCCAAACCGGCAAAAACCCTCTATAAAGTACAGGCTGGAGCGTTTCGAGAGAAAACCCGCGCCGATGAACTGGTCAAAAAATTAACTGCAAAAGGCTATCAGGCATTTGCCGTGAAGGATAAAGACAGCTTATACAAAGTACAGGCAGGCGCATTCACGAAAAAAGATAATGCCGATGCGCTCGTAAAGAAGCTGAAGGCCGATGGGTTTGATGCTTACGTTTATGCTAAATAACAAAAAGAACCTGTGGACTATTCCACAGGCCCTTTTTTCGAAAAAGAACACTTCCTCACTTCTCCTCAAAGACGAACTTCTGCATAATCACGTTCACAACGGAAATGATCACAGCGGCAAGAAATGCCATGCCAAATCCGGAAATTTCAAAAGCCGAGCCCATCAGGGAGTCTGTCATCAGCAGTGTCAGCGCGTTGATGACGAACAGGAACAGGCCGAGAGTCAGGATCGTTGCCGGAAGAGTAAGCAGAATGAGCACCGGCCTAACGAGCACATTTAGGATTGAAAGCACGAAGCTGGCAACAATCGCAGCACCGACTCCTGTCACCTGAAAATCGTCTTGGAAGTACCCCGCCAATGCCATGAATAAAACTGCATTAATCCCTATCCCGATAAGCCATCTCATCTCGCAACATCCTTTCCCGCCTGAAAAAACCTTTTATTTATATCTTTTATTATTCGCAAAATTTTTCTGGAAGCTGAATCAAATTTCAGTTTCCTGATTCATCGGCAAAATTGATTTCTTGATCGAAATCGAGCCTGTTTTCGTTTCTACTGCAATTCTTGTCTGCTGGCCATTCTCCTGAATTGTTTTAAAACGGAGCAGCTTCTGGATCACTTCACTCTTTTCCTCCAAAAGCTGGATACGGTCAAGATCGACCTGGAAACCACCGAGATTGGACCGTAGTTCGCCATCAACAGCCATGCCTTCCGGTACGAAAATGTCGATAGCGCCAGTTGTCGCTTTTGCCGTGATATATTCCGCGCTTCCTTTCAGCTCACAATGGATATTGCCATTAAAGGTTCTCAAGTCAGCTGTCCGTATCGAACCGCCGACATTTACAGCGCCATTGATCGTTTCCGCCTCAAGCTTCTCAAGGTCGCAGCCCTCCACTTTAATATGCCCATTCGCCGTCTCAGCTTCGAGCTTTCGGCCATTAATATTTTTAAAGGACACTTTACCGTTCCCGGTCTTCGCTTTTAAATCAGCTGCAGTCAGGTTTTCACCGGAAACCGGCCCATTGAATAATTTCGCGCGGACTTTCTCATACGCTGCATCCGGAACATAAAGGACAGCATCGACTTTCATCCATTTCTGCTGGGCGATAAACCGCAGGCGGCCATCTTCCACATCAAAAACAACCGATTCAAGCAGCTCCTTCCTCGCCTCATCCTGGTTGTCGACCCTATATACCCTTGCCTGGACATCGGCGCGGACATTCTCTTGCTCCCACGGGACAAGCTTCAACGACCCATTGGCAATGCTGACATCAATGTCTTTCAGGCTGACCGCATTTTGGTGGAAAATATGCGAGACTTCCGCTGACTGGCCAAAATTGAAATCAAGATCAAGCTCCCTGATTTTCTTGATGGCGGTCTCAAGCAAGTCAAACAGTTTATCCTTTGGCGAACTGCTCTTGTAGGGGCCTTCATCCTGTGATTGCTTGCTTTGGTCGTCATGGACGACAACCGCCAGTTCATTGATGATTTCCTGCTCCTTCTCCCCGGCAGACT is a genomic window containing:
- a CDS encoding N-acetylmuramoyl-L-alanine amidase, with translation MKIMLDAGHGYSTAGKRSPSGMREYEFNRAVANYAKKELETYQNVTVYFAHSDDRDVPLRERTDKANSLGVNVYVAIHANAYQDTWNSANGVDTFVYVTKPREAVELAQKVQRHLVAKTGLRDRGVKTANFHVLRETKMTAILSECGFMTNREEEALLRSDTYRMTCAKAIVAGIAEQYSLKKKPAPPKPAKTLYKVQAGAFREKTRADELVKKLTAKGYQAFAVKDKDSLYKVQAGAFTKKDNADALVKKLKADGFDAYVYAK
- a CDS encoding phage holin family protein → MRWLIGIGINAVLFMALAGYFQDDFQVTGVGAAIVASFVLSILNVLVRPVLILLTLPATILTLGLFLFVINALTLLMTDSLMGSAFEISGFGMAFLAAVIISVVNVIMQKFVFEEK
- a CDS encoding DUF4097 family beta strand repeat-containing protein — translated: MKEERKRILEMVERGNLSASEAITLLEELEKSTKSAGEKEQEIINELAVVVHDDQSKQSQDEGPYKSSSPKDKLFDLLETAIKKIRELDLDFNFGQSAEVSHIFHQNAVSLKDIDVSIANGSLKLVPWEQENVRADVQARVYRVDNQDEARKELLESVVFDVEDGRLRFIAQQKWMKVDAVLYVPDAAYEKVRAKLFNGPVSGENLTAADLKAKTGNGKVSFKNINGRKLEAETANGHIKVEGCDLEKLEAETINGAVNVGGSIRTADLRTFNGNIHCELKGSAEYITAKATTGAIDIFVPEGMAVDGELRSNLGGFQVDLDRIQLLEEKSEVIQKLLRFKTIQENGQQTRIAVETKTGSISIKKSILPMNQETEI